The Papaver somniferum cultivar HN1 chromosome 3, ASM357369v1, whole genome shotgun sequence genome includes a region encoding these proteins:
- the LOC113360638 gene encoding uncharacterized protein LOC113360638, translated as MLVDTSTINKKLDFHKWEKANRMSIMVIRGAIPDAIQGGIPIKDTAKELMEVIQSQFMSSTKSMIGTHMGQLTSMRYNGEGSVRDHILQMADLVYKLLSLDMNLNDDFLVQLAVNSLPKKFETFKVNYNTCDRKWNVNELIAHCVQEEERQRRETKKYAHFTTAGPRKKDFKKSWKE; from the coding sequence ATGCTTGTCGATACTTCTACTATAAATAAAAAGCTAGATTTCCATAAATGGGAGAAGGCAAACAGAATGAGTATAATGGTCATTCGAGGTGCAATTCCTGATGCTATTCAAGGTGGAATTCCTATAAAAGATACTGCTAAAGAGCTGATGGAAGTTATTCAGTCACAATTTATGAGTTCAACGAAGTCTATGATTGGTACTCATATGGGTCAGCTGACTTCAATGCGGTATAATGGTGAAGGTAGTGTTCGAGATCACATCCTTCAAATGGCAGATCTGGTATACAAATTACTGAGTCTGGATATGAATCTTAATGATGATTTTCTAGTACAACTTGCAGTTAATTCACTTCCTAAGAAGTTCGAGACTTTCAAGGTCAACTATAACACTTGTGACAGAAAATGGAATGTAAATGAATTGATCGCTCATTGTGtgcaagaagaagaaagacaGCGACGTGAAACTAAAAAGTATGCACATTTTACTACTGCTGGTCCTAGAAAGAAAGATTTCAAGAAATCTTGGAAAGAATAA